A genomic region of Miscanthus floridulus cultivar M001 chromosome 3, ASM1932011v1, whole genome shotgun sequence contains the following coding sequences:
- the LOC136543900 gene encoding uncharacterized protein, which translates to MKTNYDTWSLLMKLKMQSCYLWDAIEDEDVDYHDDRSALEAVCSGVPQEMVPTLATKASAKEAWEAIRTMCIGDDRVRKSTVQSLRVEYEQIAFCDEPKPKVVAKYLRVARPRYKQLVISIETLLDINELTIEEVTGRFKAADEGHNTGAGAGSSTARLNHTEDELVERVVSRLQVSSRGGSEGGRPSAANQRRGHGGGSSQGGGSSGGCKPPTGGNGKKKKLADDECAYCGKTGH; encoded by the exons ATGAAGACAAACTACGACACGTGGTCGCTGctcatgaagctgaagatgcAGTCGTGCTACCTCTGGGATGcgatcgaggacgaggacgtcgactacCACGATGATCGTTCCGCGCTGGAAGCAGTCTGCTCCGGCGTGCCCCAGGAGATGGTGCCCACTTTGGCGACGAAGGCATCGgccaaggaggcgtgggaggcgatCCGGACAATGTGCATCGGCGACGATCGGGTGCGCAAGTCGACAGTGCAAAGCCTCCGTGTGGAGTACGAGCAGATCGCGTTCTGTGATG AGCCGAAACCGAAGGTTGTTGCCAAGTACCTCCGAGTCGCTCGACCGAGGTACAAGCAGCTCGTCATCTCCATCGAGACGCTCCTCGACATCAACGAGCTCACGATTGAGGAGGTCACGGGGAGATTCAAGGCGGCGGACGAGGGGCACAACACCGGTGCAGGTGCGGGCTCCTCCACGGCGCGCCTCAACCACACCGAGGACGAGCTGGTGGAGCGGGTAGTGTCCCGGCTCCAagtctctagcagaggcgggtccGAAGGCGGGCGCCCTTCGGCGGCCAACCAGAGGCGAGGTCATGGTGGTGGCTCGTCCCAAGGTGGGGGGAGCAGTGGCGGCTGCAAGCCACCCACCGGCGgcaacggcaagaagaagaagctcGCCGATGATGAGTGCGCCTACTGTGGCAAGACGGGCCACTAG